The Gammaproteobacteria bacterium genome contains a region encoding:
- the nuoN gene encoding NADH-quinone oxidoreductase subunit NuoN produces MQLSELTSVLPEIWLLAMSVLILLVDLFVSRWSKEIIYYLTQIALIGILFFTVHLIGEAPKTLFNQMFVVDDIANVLKFSIALVGFFVFLYSRQFVFGSPTYKSEYFVLCLFSIFGMMVLISARSFLTLYLGIELFALPLYALISIVKKDSVAPEAAMKYFVMGALASGLLLYGISLLYGVTGSFQLQTVAAALAQQMQHPHPALLFGLVFVLVGLAFKFGAVPFHLWLPDVYQGAPLSVTLFIGTLPKLAAFGFAIRLLVDTFMPFALYWQPILVVISVLSLTIGNVVAIAQTNLKRMLAYSTIAHMGFLFLGLLAGPESGFAAALDYVMIYALMALGAFGIMTVLSAQGFEAENIADFRGLGVRNPWLAFLMMMVLFSLAGIPPFAGFYAKLLVLNALISGGYVWLAVFAVLLTVVGAYYYLRVIRVMFFDAPEGNNPFQPISTLPFIALSFNGLAVLALGIFPAPLFNLCLSILPIS; encoded by the coding sequence ATGCAGCTTTCAGAATTGACGAGTGTACTGCCAGAAATATGGCTGCTTGCGATGAGTGTTTTAATTTTATTAGTCGATTTATTTGTTTCTCGATGGTCAAAAGAAATTATTTATTATTTAACACAAATTGCGTTAATTGGCATTTTATTTTTTACAGTGCATCTGATAGGTGAAGCGCCCAAAACGTTATTTAACCAGATGTTCGTCGTAGATGATATTGCGAATGTATTAAAATTTAGCATTGCATTGGTTGGTTTTTTTGTATTTTTGTATTCTAGACAATTTGTGTTTGGAAGTCCCACATACAAAAGTGAATATTTTGTGTTGTGTCTCTTTTCGATTTTTGGAATGATGGTTTTGATTTCTGCGCGTAGTTTTTTAACCCTTTATCTGGGGATTGAACTTTTCGCATTGCCTTTGTATGCGCTGATCTCCATTGTTAAAAAAGACAGTGTTGCGCCAGAAGCGGCCATGAAGTATTTCGTCATGGGCGCTTTGGCATCGGGTTTGTTACTGTATGGCATTTCTTTACTTTATGGTGTAACTGGTAGTTTTCAATTACAAACCGTTGCGGCTGCTTTGGCGCAGCAAATGCAGCATCCGCATCCTGCGTTGCTCTTTGGTTTAGTGTTTGTATTAGTGGGATTGGCCTTTAAGTTTGGGGCTGTGCCATTTCATCTTTGGTTACCTGATGTCTACCAGGGTGCGCCGTTGTCTGTTACGCTGTTTATTGGCACATTACCTAAACTGGCGGCATTTGGGTTTGCGATTCGATTATTAGTAGATACGTTTATGCCTTTCGCGCTTTATTGGCAGCCAATACTTGTGGTTATATCGGTTTTGTCGTTAACCATAGGCAATGTGGTTGCGATTGCCCAAACGAATTTAAAACGCATGTTGGCGTATTCAACCATTGCACACATGGGATTTTTATTTTTAGGACTTTTGGCGGGTCCAGAATCCGGTTTTGCCGCAGCCTTAGATTACGTGATGATTTATGCGCTAATGGCTTTAGGCGCCTTTGGTATTATGACCGTTTTGAGTGCTCAGGGATTTGAAGCAGAAAATATTGCCGATTTTCGTGGGTTAGGCGTTAGGAATCCTTGGTTGGCATTTTTAATGATGATGGTGCTTTTTTCGCTTGCAGGCATTCCACCTTTTGCGGGTTTCTATGCAAAATTATTGGTGCTAAATGCATTAATTAGTGGTGGTTATGTGTGGCTGGCTGTATTTGCCGTGCTCTTAACCGTTGTCGGTGCGTATTATTATTTACGTGTGATTCGAGTGATGTTTTTTGATGCGCCGGAAGGGAATAACCCTTTTCAGCCCATTTCTACCTTGCCCTTTATAGCTTTGTCGTTTAATGGCTTAGCCGTTTTAGCCTTAGGGATCTTCCCTGCGCCGTTGTTTAACTTGTGTTTATCCATCTTGCCTATTAGTTAA